One Setaria italica strain Yugu1 chromosome II, Setaria_italica_v2.0, whole genome shotgun sequence DNA segment encodes these proteins:
- the LOC101782082 gene encoding uncharacterized protein LOC101782082 isoform X1 — protein MALSAAPVPRCRPDARLAQVLINLAKKDLTEVTHKVYFDIEIDSKPAGAWNKGKYRRMEHDSKLSVPSGFQEHDLKLSGAWNKGKLSVPSLCLLNLELMLHPLWLSRSGPFNFESGGSAGSLPKLHRNPYSWSKVSSVIYLDSPAGVGLSYVKDKSKPYTTGDLQTAHDLHTFLFKLYHEFLTNPFYIAGESYAGIYIPTLSHEVVKGIHERVKPAINFKVKRSSKIIPAA, from the exons atggcccTCAGCGCCGCCCCTGTCCCCCGCTGCCGCCCTGACGCTCGCCTCGCCCAGGTTCTCATCAACCTC GCGAAGAAGGACCTGACGGAGGTCACCCACAAGGTCTACTTTGATATCGAGATTGATAGCAAGCCCGCAG GAGCATGGAACAAGGGGAAATATAGGAGGATGGAGCATGATTCGAAGCTTTCAGTACCCTCTGGCTTTCAGGAGCATGATTTGAAGCTTTCAGGAGCATGGAACAAGGGGAAGCTTTCAGTACCCAGCTTGTGCCTTCTGAATCTGGAACTGATGCTGCATCCTCTGTGGCTTTCTCGTTCAGGACCATTCAACTTTGAGTCAGGAGGGTCAGCTGGAAGCCTGCCAAAGCTTCATCGCAACCCGTACAGCTGGTCCAAG GTGTCTAGTGTGATATACTTGGACTCCCCTGCTGGTGTTGGTCTGTCATACGTGAAGGATAAGTCCAAACCTTATACAACTGGCGACCTTCAGACTGCTCATGATTTGCATACTTTTCTTTTCAAG CTCTACCATGAGTTCCTGACAAATCCATTTTACATAGCTGGTGAATCATATGCTGGGATTTATATTCCTACCCTTTCACATGAAGTTGTCAAAG GAATTCACGAAAGAGTCAAGCCAGCTATAAACTTTAAGGTTAAGAGATCTTCTAAAATTATTCCTGCTGCGTGA
- the LOC101782082 gene encoding uncharacterized protein LOC101782082 isoform X2, which produces MALSAAPVPRCRPDARLAQAKKDLTEVTHKVYFDIEIDSKPAGAWNKGKYRRMEHDSKLSVPSGFQEHDLKLSGAWNKGKLSVPSLCLLNLELMLHPLWLSRSGPFNFESGGSAGSLPKLHRNPYSWSKVSSVIYLDSPAGVGLSYVKDKSKPYTTGDLQTAHDLHTFLFKLYHEFLTNPFYIAGESYAGIYIPTLSHEVVKGIHERVKPAINFKVKRSSKIIPAA; this is translated from the exons atggcccTCAGCGCCGCCCCTGTCCCCCGCTGCCGCCCTGACGCTCGCCTCGCCCAG GCGAAGAAGGACCTGACGGAGGTCACCCACAAGGTCTACTTTGATATCGAGATTGATAGCAAGCCCGCAG GAGCATGGAACAAGGGGAAATATAGGAGGATGGAGCATGATTCGAAGCTTTCAGTACCCTCTGGCTTTCAGGAGCATGATTTGAAGCTTTCAGGAGCATGGAACAAGGGGAAGCTTTCAGTACCCAGCTTGTGCCTTCTGAATCTGGAACTGATGCTGCATCCTCTGTGGCTTTCTCGTTCAGGACCATTCAACTTTGAGTCAGGAGGGTCAGCTGGAAGCCTGCCAAAGCTTCATCGCAACCCGTACAGCTGGTCCAAG GTGTCTAGTGTGATATACTTGGACTCCCCTGCTGGTGTTGGTCTGTCATACGTGAAGGATAAGTCCAAACCTTATACAACTGGCGACCTTCAGACTGCTCATGATTTGCATACTTTTCTTTTCAAG CTCTACCATGAGTTCCTGACAAATCCATTTTACATAGCTGGTGAATCATATGCTGGGATTTATATTCCTACCCTTTCACATGAAGTTGTCAAAG GAATTCACGAAAGAGTCAAGCCAGCTATAAACTTTAAGGTTAAGAGATCTTCTAAAATTATTCCTGCTGCGTGA
- the LOC101782082 gene encoding uncharacterized protein LOC101782082 isoform X3, translating into MALSAAPVPRCRPDARLAQVLINLAKKDLTEVTHKVYFDIEIDSKPAGAWNKGKYRRMEHDSKLSVPSGFQEHDLKLSGAWNKGKLSVPSLCLLNLELMLHPLWLSRSGPFNFESGGSAGSLPKLHRNPYSWSKVSSVIYLDSPAGVGLSYVKDKSKPYTTGDLQTAHDLHTFLFKEFTKESSQL; encoded by the exons atggcccTCAGCGCCGCCCCTGTCCCCCGCTGCCGCCCTGACGCTCGCCTCGCCCAGGTTCTCATCAACCTC GCGAAGAAGGACCTGACGGAGGTCACCCACAAGGTCTACTTTGATATCGAGATTGATAGCAAGCCCGCAG GAGCATGGAACAAGGGGAAATATAGGAGGATGGAGCATGATTCGAAGCTTTCAGTACCCTCTGGCTTTCAGGAGCATGATTTGAAGCTTTCAGGAGCATGGAACAAGGGGAAGCTTTCAGTACCCAGCTTGTGCCTTCTGAATCTGGAACTGATGCTGCATCCTCTGTGGCTTTCTCGTTCAGGACCATTCAACTTTGAGTCAGGAGGGTCAGCTGGAAGCCTGCCAAAGCTTCATCGCAACCCGTACAGCTGGTCCAAG GTGTCTAGTGTGATATACTTGGACTCCCCTGCTGGTGTTGGTCTGTCATACGTGAAGGATAAGTCCAAACCTTATACAACTGGCGACCTTCAGACTGCTCATGATTTGCATACTTTTCTTTTCAAG GAATTCACGAAAGAGTCAAGCCAGCTATAA
- the LOC101782491 gene encoding BTB/POZ and MATH domain-containing protein 1 gives MAAPPPPPPGTAMSPCDRRLSLLVDSYSETKKLANGRCLRSIAVAAGGHSWRIAFYPNGRLAGTTGSVSVYLLLDDAGAGPVADDDVVRVESRFALHKVGCAAPRLVSSTVAGAIGGGRQETLGCERFVSREDLDKLDLVVKHNRFVIRCDFTVFPTAGATPAVARPSPPQPSVQQAAPPAAGASRAPPPSSPLPAAPPAVRALRSMSGLPADLGRLLETEAGSDVDFEVCGRVFAAHKVVLAARSPVFMADFFGPDKEKTTGYIRICDMHPDAFEALLHYIYTDTLPATATAREEAAALAQDLLVAADRFNLKDLKSLTENKLCRHSVSVSTVLPMLALAEHHQCLNLKKKCLEFIASGRNTRAVMATDDVEHLARSCPSVVREILGKILDAREATPSNPLMMM, from the exons atggcggcgccaccgccgccgccgccgggcaccgCGATGTCGCCGTGCGACAGAAGGCTCTCGTTGCTCGTCGACAGCTACTCGGAGACAAAGAAGCTGGCCAATGGCAGGTGCCTCAGGTCCAtcgcggtggccgccggcggccactcCTGGCGCATCGCCTTCTACCCCAACGGGAGGCTCGCCGGCACCACCGGCTCCGTATCTGTCTACCTCCTTCTGGACGACGCCGGAGCCGGAcccgtcgccgacgacgacgtcgtccgCGTGGAGTCGAGGTTCGCGCTGCACAAGGTGGGCTGCGCGGCGCCGCGCCTCGTGTCCTCCACGGTCGCCGGCGCCattggcggcgggcggcaggaaACGCTCGGCTGCGAGCGCTTCGTCTCGCGGGAGGACCTCGATAAATTGGACCTCGTCGTCAAGCACAATCGCTTCGTGATCCGGTGCGACTTCACCGTCTtccccaccgccggcgccactCCGGCCGTCGCGaggccctcgccgccgcaacCATCCGTCCAGCAGGcagcaccgccggcggcgggagcaagCAGGGCGCCTCCACCGTCTTCCCCActgccggcggcgccaccggccgTGAGGGCGCTGCGTTCCATGTCCGGGCTGCCGGCGGATCTCGGCCGCCTCCTCGAGACCGAGGCAGGGTCGGACGTGGACTTCGAGGTCTGCGGCAGGGTGTTCGCCGCGCACAAGGTCGTGCTCGCCGCCCGGTCACCGGTTTTCATGGCGGACTTCTTCGGCCCGGACAAGGAGAAGACCACCGGCTACATCCGCATCTGCGACATGCACCCGGACGCGTTCGAGGCCCTGCTGCACTACATCTACACCGACACactgccggcgacggcgaccgcaCGGGAAGAAGCCGCCGCGTTGGCCCAGGACCTGCTCGTGGCGGCAGATCGATTCAACCTCAAGGATCTGAAGTCACTCACCGAGAACAAGCTGTGCAGGCACAGTGTCAGCGTGAGCACGGTGTTGCCGATGTTGGCGCTAGCGGAGCACCACCAGTGCTTGAATCTCAAGAAGAAGTGCCTGGAGTTCATCGCCTCCGGGAGGAACACGAGGGCAGTCATGGCGACCGACGACGTCGAGCATCTGGCGAGGAGCTGCCCCTCCGTTGTCAGGGAAATACTCGGCAAGATTCTGGATGCAAGGGAGGCGACGCCGAGCAATCCCCTGATG ATGATGTAG
- the LOC101782902 gene encoding transcription termination factor MTERF2, chloroplastic-like: MGPFVDRVVVEAAAMRRDRPDLAHMSFNARAKAYIQESGLVELVKWFKHNSMTYPQIAKVVCACSGDLGKVRTMIKWLRSIYVKGDFLGRVLANGGSFLNRSFEELEDIIGYLESCGVRRDWIGYVVSRCPQLLNLSMDELETRVRFYTDMGMDEKDFGTMVYDYPRDLGFLSLEEMNSKVQYLKEFGLSTEELGRLLAFKPQLMACSIEERWKPLVKYLYHLNVSRDGMKRMLLVQPTIFCLDLETVIAPKVQFLQDIGVRSDAIGNVLVKFPPVLTYSLYKKIRPVVIFLLTKGGVKQDDIGKVIALDPQLLGCSIAHKLEVSVKYFRSLGIYHFVLGQMVANFPALLRYNVDILRPKYQYLRRVMVRPLKDLIEFPRFFSYSLEDRIEPRHQTLVANRINMKLRYMLTGSDEEFAERVQEAVERRARFEAGKGVAETIPDAPETSEEEETTEAAAC, translated from the exons ATGGGGCCGTTTGTCGaccgcgtcgtcgtcgaggcCGCCGCAATGCGGCGGGACCGGCCCGACCTCGCGCACATGTCCTTCAACGCGCGGGCGAAGGCGTACATCCAGGAGTCCGGCCTTGTCGAGCTAGTCAA GTGGTTCAAGCACAATTCGATGACATATCCCCAAATTGCCAAAGTTGTTTGCGCTTGTTCTGGCGATTTGGGGAAAGTAAGGACGATGATAAAGTGGCTGAGGTCAATTTATGTAAAAGGAGATTTTTTGGGGCGTGTCCTTGCAAACGGTGGATCTTTTCTGAACCGAAGCTTTGAAGAGTTGGAAGATATTATTGGCTACCTGGAAAGCTGTGGCGTGAGGAGAGACTGGATTGGTTATGTGGTCAGTAGATGTCCCCAGCTGCTGAATCTGTCCATGGATGAGTTGGAGACACGAGTGAGGTTTTATACAGATATGGGTATGGATGAGAAAGACTTTGGCACGATGGTCTATGATTATCCAAGAGATCTTGGATTTTTAAGCTTGGAAGAGATGAACAGTAAG GTTCAATATCTGAAAGAGTTTGGTTTGAGCACTGAAGAACTTGGGAGGCTACTGGCTTTCAAGCCACAACTCATGGCCTGTAGCATTGAAGAAAGGTGGAAGCCTCTTGTGAAGTATCTGTATCACCTTAACGTTTCACGGGATGGCATGAAGCGAATGCTGTTGGTCCAACCTACAATATTCTGTCTTGATTTGGAGACAGTGATAGCACCAAAG GTACAATTTCTACAAGATATTGGTGTACGGAGTGATGCAATTGGCAATGTGCTTGTGAAGTTCCCTCCTGTATTAACTTATAGCCTATACAAGAAAATACGCCCAGTG GTTATTTTTCTGTTGACGAAAGGTGGAGTAAAACAGGATGACATTGGAAAGGTTATTGCTCTGGATCCACAGCTCTTGGGCTGTAGTATTGCACACAAGCTAGAAGTTAGTGTCAAGTATTTCCGGTCATTGGGGATCTACCACTTTGTGCTCGGTCAGATGGTTGCCAACTTCCCAGCACTTCTTAGATACAACGTGGATATCCTAAGACCAAAATACCAGTACTTGAGGCGTGTGATGGTGCGGCCACTGAAAGATCTCATCGAGTTTCCACG GTTCTTCAGTTACTCCCTGGAGGACAGGATAGAGCCTCGGCACCAAACACTGGTGGCCAACAGGATCAACATGAAGCTGCGGTACATGTTGACTGGATCTGATGAAGAATTTGCAGAGAGGGTGCAGGAGGCCGTCGAGAGGAGAGCGAGATTCGAAGCTGGAAAAGGTGTTGCAGAGACAATTCCAGATGCTCCAGAGACATCTGAGGAGGAAGAAACTACAGAAGCAGCAGCATGCTGA